In Methanobrevibacter ruminantium, the following proteins share a genomic window:
- a CDS encoding AAA family ATPase codes for MSNFKFKINNVGSINHADMEIGRINVMGGKNCTGKSTTSNLLYCFLRAISSENDSTINELLDSEFDITGPQDYNDNAGIYSIDFSCTFDFKNFEFSKKGDLDITKVFYFDSFSLFDNKSGGTYFLEHVKSLEAALEITEDKNNKDWEVEKLIKEILGGEIKKENGELFFVRENGFKTHMKNTSSGVKQVAIIQTLLNNNELEPNSFLIMDEPEVNLHPEWQIKFAKILVLLVKELDLSIYIASHSPFFIEAIELYSQYYGLLDESFFYLTQKAEGYQYDIVSVDSNNLEAIYRNLGQPYDILDKIKMDLMFKKLDGD; via the coding sequence ATGTCTAATTTCAAATTTAAAATCAATAATGTAGGTTCAATCAATCATGCGGATATGGAGATAGGGAGAATCAATGTCATGGGTGGTAAGAACTGTACTGGAAAATCCACCACAAGCAATTTATTATACTGCTTTTTAAGAGCTATTTCTTCAGAAAATGACTCTACAATAAATGAATTGCTTGATAGCGAATTTGATATAACTGGTCCTCAGGATTACAATGATAATGCTGGCATTTATTCTATTGACTTTTCATGCACTTTTGATTTTAAGAATTTTGAGTTTAGCAAGAAAGGAGATTTGGATATAACTAAAGTATTTTACTTTGACTCTTTCTCACTATTTGACAATAAAAGTGGAGGAACCTACTTTTTAGAGCATGTTAAAAGCTTGGAAGCTGCTTTGGAAATAACTGAAGATAAAAATAATAAAGATTGGGAAGTTGAAAAGCTCATAAAGGAAATTCTAGGTGGAGAGATTAAAAAGGAAAACGGTGAATTGTTCTTTGTGAGAGAAAATGGATTCAAGACCCATATGAAAAACACTTCTTCAGGTGTAAAGCAAGTGGCTATTATCCAAACACTCCTAAACAACAATGAACTTGAACCTAATTCATTCCTGATCATGGATGAGCCAGAGGTCAATCTTCACCCTGAATGGCAGATCAAGTTTGCAAAGATTCTTGTCTTGCTTGTAAAAGAGCTTGACTTAAGCATTTATATCGCTTCTCATAGTCCTTTCTTCATTGAAGCTATTGAACTCTATTCCCAATACTATGGCTTGCTTGATGAGAGCTTCTTCTACTTGACCCAAAAGGCAGAAGGGTATCAGTATGACATTGTATCTGTTGATTCTAATAATCTTGAAGCAATATATAGAAACCTTGGACAACCTTATGATATCCTTGATAAGATCAAGATGGACTTGATGTTCAAGAAACTAGATGGTGATTGA
- a CDS encoding tetratricopeptide repeat protein: MSSKLDRLIASYNSVECEFNIDKSIEVCKEILKINPNLIEFQENLACDYYNKKEYEKSIELFNKCIENGEARDDSYMMIGLAYVKLSHPEKALEIIKETKDKENYLLNHFILFKELEEYDKAIEYGDKLLELNPENTLALHHMSDIYEELDDDERSMFYFNEMTNVIPEIKSLLLIRLYSLGKYDEVIESFEELRENGAFEKDLESAHFNYIIGMSYHELNRHFDSLKYLINSDRLYSTAEKKASIAKNYIENLNFDLAHKYLNEALKIDEMDKTSLFLITETSYYLGNYYEAIEYANKLLNNYQCDKAFHVLGAIYFDLGDTHNAFESLKVGTHVMLENWDYNQGPYSEYIMEIASRLSKAGYAERAENIYNKLQSKHPDYYTIYLERAKHYKRVGKKELAEKDFEKYNEYMMEEEREWREFLKEIGEDEDKE, encoded by the coding sequence ATGTCAAGCAAACTTGACAGATTAATAGCATCCTACAACTCTGTGGAATGTGAATTCAATATAGACAAATCCATAGAAGTCTGTAAGGAAATACTGAAAATCAATCCGAATCTAATCGAATTCCAGGAAAACCTGGCTTGCGATTATTACAATAAGAAGGAATATGAAAAATCAATCGAACTATTTAACAAATGTATAGAGAACGGGGAAGCAAGAGACGATTCATACATGATGATCGGCCTTGCATATGTGAAACTAAGCCATCCAGAAAAAGCTTTGGAAATCATTAAAGAGACCAAAGATAAGGAAAACTACTTATTAAATCATTTTATTTTATTCAAGGAGCTTGAAGAATACGATAAGGCAATCGAATACGGGGACAAGCTGCTTGAATTGAATCCTGAAAACACATTGGCTCTGCATCATATGTCTGACATTTATGAAGAGCTTGATGATGATGAACGCTCCATGTTTTACTTCAATGAAATGACCAATGTGATTCCTGAAATAAAGTCTTTATTGCTTATACGACTATATTCTCTTGGGAAATATGATGAAGTAATAGAGTCCTTTGAAGAGTTAAGGGAAAATGGAGCATTTGAAAAGGATCTTGAATCTGCTCATTTCAATTATATAATTGGAATGTCATACCATGAACTAAACAGGCATTTTGATTCATTGAAATACCTCATCAACTCTGACAGGCTATATTCTACAGCTGAAAAGAAGGCTTCAATAGCTAAAAACTACATTGAAAATCTAAATTTCGACCTTGCTCATAAATATCTGAATGAGGCATTGAAAATCGATGAAATGGATAAAACATCTCTCTTTTTGATTACTGAAACTTCCTATTATTTAGGAAACTATTATGAAGCAATAGAATATGCAAACAAGCTATTGAATAATTATCAATGCGATAAGGCATTCCATGTCCTCGGGGCAATCTATTTCGATTTGGGAGACACTCACAATGCATTTGAATCCCTTAAGGTGGGAACACATGTGATGCTTGAGAATTGGGATTATAATCAAGGGCCATACAGCGAGTACATTATGGAAATTGCAAGCAGATTATCTAAGGCAGGATATGCAGAAAGAGCTGAAAACATCTACAATAAGCTTCAATCAAAACATCCGGACTATTATACAATATACCTGGAACGTGCTAAGCATTACAAAAGAGTTGGAAAAAAAGAACTTGCTGAAAAGGACTTTGAAAAATACAATGAATACATGATGGAAGAAGAAAGAGAATGGAGAGAATTCCTAAAAGAGATAGGGGAAGATGAAGATAAGGAATGA